CGCCGACGGCATCGCCGTGAAGTTCGGCTCCGGCACCGGAAACCTGATCACCGGGGCCCGCCTCTACAACAACTCGGACGACGGGTTGGACTTCTGGTCCTTCTCCTCGCCGGTCACCGTCGAGCACACCTGGGCGTTCGGCAACGGCAAGAACCGCTGGTCCGACTCCGCCTTCGCGGGCGACGGCAACGGCTACAAGCTGGGCGGCGACGGCGAGGTCGTCGCGCACGTCGTCAACAACTCCGCCGCCTGGGACAACGCCGGCAACGGTTTCACCGAGAACAGCAACAGGGGCGCGATCGTCATCAACCGCACCACCGCCTACGCCAACGCCAAGTGGGGCTACTACTTCGCCACCGGCGCTGCCCGGCTCGGCAAGAACCTCGCCGTGAGCAACGGCAGCGGCATGGTGAGCAAGGGCTCGTCGGTGGTGTCGGCCGGCAACAACTGGGACTCCGGGATATCGACCCCGGCCTTCCGGTCCACCGACGCGTCGAGCACCTACAACGCCCGCCGGTCCAACGGCGCGCTGCCGGTGACGACCTTCCTGACCACGGGCAGCACGACCATCGGGGCGACGATGGACTGACCTGCACGGGGGAGCGCGAGACCCGTTCGTCCGGGAGAGAGGTAAAGATCGGGCAACGGGTCTCGCGCTCAGGCAGGTGACGCGCGTAGAAAGCTTTGTCATGCATAAACCACTGCGCATCGCGGCCGTCACCGCCGCCTGTGCCGTCGCCGGTGCCGCCCTGTACGGCGCCGGCGCGGCCACGGCCGGACAGTCGACCGCGAACAGCACCCACGAGCCCTACAACATAGGGCTGCTGGCCAAGGACATCGACACCTACTACGGCACCACCCT
Above is a window of Streptomyces sp. DT2A-34 DNA encoding:
- a CDS encoding chondroitinase-B domain-containing protein, with the protein product MTRRTALTTLGTALALGAGLALLPTQAQAATVVVSNSTDLSNALKNATAGTVIQVRGGTYYPTATLQSTANGTSSAPVTLTAYGSETVKIDGSSLPSGGWIFKLTADYWNVSNLTFQNSPDSAVVCQSCTGTNWNNIKTINGGDSGFTLTGDGTVNNTVRNIDSYGHYDAATHGENADGIAVKFGSGTGNLITGARLYNNSDDGLDFWSFSSPVTVEHTWAFGNGKNRWSDSAFAGDGNGYKLGGDGEVVAHVVNNSAAWDNAGNGFTENSNRGAIVINRTTAYANAKWGYYFATGAARLGKNLAVSNGSGMVSKGSSVVSAGNNWDSGISTPAFRSTDASSTYNARRSNGALPVTTFLTTGSTTIGATMD